TCAAAACTGCGAAGCTTAATGGACAATGATTCAACAATCATGCCTTTTATAGCAAAACATGGAACATTAGCGTCCTGCATTGCAATGGATAAGCTACTAGTTTCTACAAAGGCCGACCCTGCAGAATGTTTTACACCATTATGGGATTCAATCTTCACATTCCAAAATTTAGGTCAACCAGAACAACTGCCTATCTCCGATTTGTTTCATATTACAAAAACAGTTGGAATTTACTTGAAGGATTCAAGTGCGGCGACTAAAGTCAATCCGGTTGAAAATATATTAGTCAAAAACTATGCTGAAAAACTAATTATAATATTAGAGACGATTCTCTcactaaaagaaaatcaagatAAAGGTAGTGAAAGCTGCTTCAACAATGGGAAATTTATGGCCGGTATGATattagaaattttgaaaaacacTGTATACTTGACGCCAGAAGAAGTCAATTTAAAAGAGCTTGCCAATTCGTTCTTCTAGACGCAAAATTATTTTATGTAATGAGAGAAGTACTTCTGCATATCTATGGTGTATAAAGAATTTTAATCGTTGGATTAACTATAGTTCTAGGCTTGTGCTTTACACAGAAAGGTGTTTGGGTTTAAAATAATTAGTAGAGAAGGgagataagaaaagaactgTATATGTTCATACCTGCACAAAATAAGCTGTACAACGTATCAATAGGAGGTTTGACAGTGTAGCGCGTTCAGTAGATTGTcatattaagaaaaaaaagagcatGCATACTTCTGAAGGAAAGGATACATGCCAGTTGTTGGGGCCCGTGTCTCTCTTTGTTCAAACATTGATGGGTATGACAGCAGTAGCTGTACTATtgatcaaaagaaattatgaGCATCCAAGGAGAAAGATGATAGTGTGGAGTTATGACATCGGAAAACAGATAATCGGTTCCCTGGGAATccatttcttgaatttaGGTATTAGCATactaaaaagaagacataAGTTACTTTTTCCGTCTGCCGCCAATGGgcatgatgatgaagatcaATGCGATTGGTATTTCCTTAATTTACTACTAGATACCACTGTTGGGATTCCCATTCTTTGGTTTTGTTTATACGTAATTGAGAATGTGTTAAAGTCTTTACATTTCCAAAATATTGAAAGCGGTAATTATTTTCCATCGAAGGCCGTTAGGAATAATTCTAGAAAACCCTTGTTCTCTGCCTTCGTGAAACAACTACTTATATTCATTGTCGGATTAGGGGTGATGAAGTTCTGCGTGTTTTTAATACTAAATTACCTAGAGGACTGGGCCTATTGGTTTGCGGATCTTATTCTTGGCTGGTCAGACTCCTGGCCGAACCTGCAAGTTTTTCTGGTGATGTTTATCTTCCCGATATTATTGAATTGCTTCCAGTACTTTTGTGTCGACAACGTCATAAAGTTGCACTCAGAAAGTCTAACGCTAACCAATGCagagaattttgaaacaaacACATTCCTTAATGACGGAATTCCTGATTTATCGGAAGACTCGACATACGCAAATACTGAAGTGCCTAATAAGGACAACAACATTTCTAGCTATGGCAGCATAATATAGCATCTTAAGGATACGAAAaaccctttttttattgtttacTCTGTTTCCTCATTTAATTAGATTTGTGAAAGGAGCAAAATGTTTTGATCTTCATTTCCACAAGCCCAGGCTCTCCAAAACTCATCCAGTGTCGTAGTGTTTGCGGAAGCATTCTAACATTGAAACTGCTGTCCGAATTTGATTTCATAACTGCGTCGGTATTAcctattttattttgattttgattttcctGCCGCATTGGACAATAAATTCGCGACGCTAAGAATTGGCATTTCGTGTTCTAGAGTAATTTCGTGTTTCAAATAGCCGCAAGTAGAGAAAGACtcaagaatttcaaatgGCTTAGAACAGGTAAGTGTTGATGTAATCTGTATTATGAGGGGAGAAAGATATATTTAAAAGACGTAGAAAACTAGGTTATGAAGGACCGTTATGACCATTTGATTTCCTTCTTGTTCACCAAGTAGCATCACCCACAAATAAGCATATATATCAGAATGATTTTCAAAGTATTGTGTAGTTTATTACTGGTGACTTCCACCTTCGCTTCTGCTCTATACACTAATAAAACCACAAGCTATACTCCATACACCAAGACATTATCTCCAACCTATTCTGTTTCACCCCAAGAGACAACATTAACATACAGCGATGAAACAACCACTTTCTACGTAACATCTACTGTCTACTCTACCTACTGGTTCACTCCCTCCCCATCAGCTATCATTACTAGCTCACCAACTACTAGTCCTGCTACTCTGACCACATCCACAAACGAATACACTACCACTTATTCGGATACAGACACCACTTACACTTCTACTCTAACCTCCACCTATATAATCACTCTGTCTGCGGAGTCCGCCAATGAAAAAGCAGAAAAGGTTACCACAAGCGTCACAGAAATTGCATCTACCATAACTGAATCTGGTAGTACTTACACTTCTACTCTAACCTCCACCTATATAATCACTCTTTCTGGGGAGTCCGCCAATGAAAAAGCAGAAAAGGTTACCACAAGCGTCACAGAAATTGCATCTACCGTAACTGAATCTGGCAGTACGTACACTTCTACCATAACTTCCACTTTGCTGGTTACGGTGCATAATTCTTATACCAGTGTCACTACTGCAACTTCTGTGGATAGAAACGCTGACTCTAATGTCGATGCTTTAGAAAAATTAGTATCTGCTGAGAAGCAATCCCAAGCGTTTAAAAGCACATCAACCAATGAGGATTATTGCAGTGCGGCCACTAAGTATGTTACAGTTACTGCTGCTCCATCTACCCAACTTGTGACTACTACCGCGGAACCAATTGTTAAATATATTACTGTAACTGCTGATGCTGGTAACATTACAGGCTCCACCAACAATGGTACTCACATTTGATGTGCAATTATCAACGAAGCAAAGCAAGCCATTTTGATTAAATTCCCCTTATCACCGCCCAAGAGCTACTAGTGGTTTCTGATATTCTGTTCAGTAAAGTAAACAAactaaagaaaacattCATATTACTGAGTtcgtaaaaaaaaaaaaatatatatactaagtAGGCGTAGCTCGATTAGTACGTATATAAAAATCTTACTAAGAATACTAAGAACGATTGCTACTTTCTTTCATGCTGAACGAGCAGCACAAATGGTCCGCGTGTGTATTCCATttacttcttttcaataacttGCGAGCGCCACGAGAAGGGAGAAAAACATTCAGGATAATTTGTAATAAATATTAAAGAATGATTCCAATGGTAGCCAATATATAGATGAGAATGTGCTGTTAGGAAAGAATGAACGTAAATTCATCCACtatatttgaagaatgggTCATCATATTGAGAAATTAGATTCTACGGTTTCGGAGATGCTTAAATCTCAAGTATGTGCAGTTTCATTAGCTTCAGCGGTTAGAGAAATAGTTCAGAATTCTGTAGATGCTCATGCTACTACTATCGATGTCGTAATTGACCTTTACAACTTGAGCTTTGCTGTTTACGATGATGGCACTGGGTTAGGTCGAAGTGACCTGAATATTTTAGCTACGCACAATTATACCTCcaaaatacaaaatatGAACGATTTAACAACAATTAAGACTTACGGCTATAGAGGGGATGCTCTATATAGCATTGCTAACGTCTCTAAACTATTTGTTTGTTCAAAGACAAAGGATTACAACTCTACATGGATGAGAAAATTTCCATCTAAAAGTGTTATGTTGAGTGAGAATGCCGAGCTTCCTATAGATCCTTTTTGGAAGATTCGTCCTTGGAGCCAGAAAGAATCTGGtactgctgttgttgttgagaATATGCTATATAATTTACCGGTTCGGCGCAGAATTCTAAGAGAAGAACCTCCattcaaaacttttaaCGCATTGAAGGCAGATATGCTTCAGATACTGGTAATTCATCCAATGGTTTCACTTAGCGTACATTACACAGACAAATCCAGAGCGCACAAGGACGTCCTTTTCAgttcaaaaaatatcacTAAAGGATTAACAAAGCATCAAAAGATGTCTCAAGTGTTGAGGAATGTATTTGGAGCAATTGTTCCACCGGATATGCTCAAGAAAGTTTCCctgaaatataaaaattatcaaattgAAGGCATTATATCCAAGATACCTGTTCGATTGAAGGATTTGCAGTTCATATATATCAACGGTAGACGTTACACAAACAGCGTCTTTCAAGGATATGTCGATACCTTATTTCAAGCACAAGATTTTGGTGACAAAAATTTAAGCTTACTTAAAACTAAAAGCGTGGGGAAGCCTTATCGTTCACATCCTTTATTCATCTTTGATATAAGGTGCCCCCAGACTATCGATGATCTATTACAAGATCCAGCCAAGAACATTATAAAACCTTCCCACATTAGTACCATTGAACCATTAATTATTAAAGCTGTTCGTTCCTTTCTGACATTTCAGGGCTACTTACCACCTGATAATTCGGATTCATCATTAAAGATGGTTAACTGTTCACCGGAAATAGCAACACCACTTGTCAATCGAAACCAAATTAGCAAATGTGATCGTGTATTAagttcaaaaatgaaaattgcACGTATTAATCCGTATGTAGAAAAACCTGAGGTCgataaaaggaaaataaacAAGGGTTCGATAAACTATGAAAggattaaaaaaataagactTGACAACCAGAGATCATGCTTGCGTAAAAAACTCTCTTCCAGACTTTGCAGCAATGATCTCACACAAGATTTTGACAatatagaaaaaacaatgacAAATTTTTCCATATCCAGAGATATTCTAGCAAAATACGAAGTGATCAACCAAGTGGACAAGAAATTTGTTCTTATACGCTGTTCACACCAGTCTATTCATAACCTTCCAGTATTAATTCTAGTTGATCAACACGCTTGCGATGAGAGGATACGTCTGGAAGGCTTACTTCATAATCTACTGACAGAAGTTATAAGTGGTACTTTTGTTGCACAAGACCTAACCGATTGTTGCATTGAAATAGATCATACTGAAGCTGACTTATTTAAGCATTATCAATGTGAATTTAAAAAATGGGGGATAGGCTATGAAG
The DNA window shown above is from Saccharomyces mikatae IFO 1815 strain IFO1815 genome assembly, chromosome: 6 and carries:
- the SMKI06G2740 gene encoding uncharacterized protein (similar to Saccharomyces cerevisiae YPL162C; ancestral locus Anc_8.686), which gives rise to MHTSEGKDTCQLLGPVSLFVQTLMGMTAVAVLLIKRNYEHPRRKMIVWSYDIGKQIIGSLGIHFLNLGISILKRRHKLLFPSAANGHDDEDQCDWYFLNLLLDTTVGIPILWFCLYVIENVLKSLHFQNIESGNYFPSKAVRNNSRKPLFSAFVKQLLIFIVGLGVMKFCVFLILNYLEDWAYWFADLILGWSDSWPNLQVFLVMFIFPILLNCFQYFCVDNVIKLHSESLTLTNAENFETNTFLNDGIPDLSEDSTYANTEVPNKDNNISSYGSII
- the SVS1 gene encoding Svs1p (similar to Saccharomyces cerevisiae SRL1 (YOR247W) and SVS1 (YPL163C); ancestral locus Anc_8.687), with translation MIFKVLCSLLLVTSTFASALYTNKTTSYTPYTKTLSPTYSVSPQETTLTYSDETTTFYVTSTVYSTYWFTPSPSAIITSSPTTSPATLTTSTNEYTTTYSDTDTTYTSTLTSTYIITLSAESANEKAEKVTTSVTEIASTITESGSTYTSTLTSTYIITLSGESANEKAEKVTTSVTEIASTVTESGSTYTSTITSTLLVTVHNSYTSVTTATSVDRNADSNVDALEKLVSAEKQSQAFKSTSTNEDYCSAATKYVTVTAAPSTQLVTTTAEPIVKYITVTADAGNITGSTNNGTHI
- the MLH3 gene encoding mismatch repair protein MLH3 (similar to Saccharomyces cerevisiae MLH3 (YPL164C); ancestral locus Anc_8.688) codes for the protein MGHHIEKLDSTVSEMLKSQVCAVSLASAVREIVQNSVDAHATTIDVVIDLYNLSFAVYDDGTGLGRSDLNILATHNYTSKIQNMNDLTTIKTYGYRGDALYSIANVSKLFVCSKTKDYNSTWMRKFPSKSVMLSENAELPIDPFWKIRPWSQKESGTAVVVENMLYNLPVRRRILREEPPFKTFNALKADMLQILVIHPMVSLSVHYTDKSRAHKDVLFSSKNITKGLTKHQKMSQVLRNVFGAIVPPDMLKKVSLKYKNYQIEGIISKIPVRLKDLQFIYINGRRYTNSVFQGYVDTLFQAQDFGDKNLSLLKTKSVGKPYRSHPLFIFDIRCPQTIDDLLQDPAKNIIKPSHISTIEPLIIKAVRSFLTFQGYLPPDNSDSSLKMVNCSPEIATPLVNRNQISKCDRVLSSKMKIARINPYVEKPEVDKRKINKGSINYERIKKIRLDNQRSCLRKKLSSRLCSNDLTQDFDNIEKTMTNFSISRDILAKYEVINQVDKKFVLIRCSHQSIHNLPVLILVDQHACDERIRLEGLLHNLLTEVISGTFVAQDLTDCCIEIDHTEADLFKHYQCEFKKWGIGYEAVKGTLETSLLKIKTLPEILASKYNGDKVYLKMVLLQHVHDLKDFKKLPMDLSHFRNHTSIDKLYWWKYSSCIPTVFHEILNSKACRSAIMFGDELTRQECMILISKLSLCHNPFQCAHGRPSMVPIAKLKQKKP